In the Cerasicoccus sp. TK19100 genome, GGGCCACTGGCGCGGACCATGCCATCGTAAATCACCACACAACTATCGGCATAAGCCAGTGCGAGGTTGAAATCGTGGAGGATGCAGGCCACGCCAACGCCTTTGTCCGCCAGGCGGCGGGCTTCCCGCAGGCAAGTGTGCTGGTGCGAAATGTCGAGGTTGTTCGTTGGCTCGTCGAGTAGCAGGTAGGACGTTTCCTTCGCCGCGCCGTCGCCCGGCCAAACCTGCGCCAGGCAGCGCGCAAGCTGCACGCGCTGACGCTCACCGCCGGACAGGCTCAGATAATGCCGGTTCGCGAAATTCGTGATGTCGGCCCACTCCATGGCGAGGTCGACCACCTTTTCTTCGTCCATGCTCACATCAGCCTTGGCGTGCGGCAGACGCCCCATTTCAACGACTTCGCGCACGGTAAAATTAAAGCCCAGTTGCGAGGTCTGCGGCAGCACCGAGCGACGGCGCGCCAAGGCGTCCGCGCTGTAGTCTTTCAGCGGTTTGCCGTCGAGCGTTACCTTGCCGGTCTCGGGCGATACGCTGCCGCTGAGCAGGCGAAAGAGCGAGGTCTTGCCCGCACCATTTGGGCCCAAAATGGCGATCACCTTGCCCGGCTCGACGTCTACCGAAACGTTGTCCACCACCGTGTGGCGACCGTAGGACATGGAAACTTTTTCCGCGCGCAGCATGGCTAAATACTCATCTCCTTTCGTGATTTCAGCAAGAGCATCAGGAAGAATGGTCCGCCGATCAGCGCCGTGAGGATGCCGATCTGCAGCTCTGCCGGGGACACAATCGTGCGCGCCAGCGAGTCGGCGATTAGCAGAAGAATGGCCCCGCACAGCGCGCTCGCCGGTAGCAAAAAACGATGGTCCGGCCCGAAGCCCAGGCGGATAATGTGCGGTGCCACCAGCCCGACAAAGCCAATGCCACCCGTGAAGCCGACCGTCACGCCGACCATCAGCGCACTGACCACGATGGCGATACGCTTGACCTTGGGGACGTCCACGCCGAGGTGATAGGCCTCCAGCTCACCGAACAGAAATGCATTGAGCGGCTTGCCCAGCGCGAGCGACAGGCCCAGACAAGGCAACAGCACCAGCGCGGTAATGCCCACGACCGGCCACATGACGCCATTGAGGCTGCCCAGGCTCCAAAACGTAAAGGACTGCAGTTGATCCGCCGTCGCAATCCGCGTCACCGCCAGACCGATCAGGGCGCCGCCAATGGCGTTAATCGCAATGCCGGTCAGAAGCATGGAGGCAACATGAATACGACCGCCCACGCGTGACAGTTGATAAATAAGAAACGTGATGCCAACCCCGCCTGCCATAGCGCAGATCGGCGTCGCGGCATAGACCAGCCAGTCACCACTAAGCCCAAAATACGGCATCACGATAATCGACACCACCGCGCCCATCGCCGAGCCGCTGGAGACACCAATCAGCCCTGGGTCCGCCAAAGGGTTGCGAAACAGACCCTGCATCAGCGCGCCCGCGACCGCCAGCCCCGCCCCAACCAGCATCGCCATTACGATGCGCGGGAAGCGAAGATTCCAGATGGTCGGATCGGCCCAGGTACGATCATCCGCCGCCGCGAACAGCAAGCGGTCTTTCAAGACCGTGAATACCTCGCCACAGGTCGTGTCGAGGGGGCCTATATCAAGCGCCGCCACCCCAATCGCGAGCATGAGAACGACTAGGGCGGCCAGTATATAAATACGGCGCTTGGCAGGAATGCGCAGTGGCATGTCAGCTAGCTAGAACGTGCAGTTTGGCTTTGGCAAAGGCTTAATTGGCGGCAGTGGCCAAATGACTACTCCAGCGGTTAACTGCTTCTCCCAGGCGCGGCCCGAAAGACAGATCATCCATCGGCACTGCGTAGATTGTTCCGTTTTTCACCGCCTTGGTGTTGGCCAACCCAGGCAGCGTTTTCATGGCTTCCACGCTTTCTGGTGAAGCACCATGGCTGTCGGAAACACCGACAAAAATAACGTCGGGATCGGTCTTGATCAGCGATTCGATCGACATGCCCTGGAAGTTCTTGAACTCGACCGCATTCGCGCCACCAGCCAATGAAATGAGCTCATCCGACCGTGTCCCCTCGCCACCGGCACGTCCACCACCTGCGCCGGTGGGCGGAGTGATGAAGAACACCGCAGTCGGCTTGCTGCTCCAGGCGCTTGCGGCTTCCTGGGTAGCGGCGATGGAGGCCTTAACCTCGGCGATAATTTCGTTTGCCTGTTCGGTTTTGCCGAGCTTCTGGCCAATGTCAGTCAGGCCCTGCTCCAGCGCTTCTACGCTGTTGGGCTCGGGAATCCAGACGATCGGTGCACCCATTTGCTTGAGCATTTTCTTGGCGGCTGGCGGCCCAAGCGTCTCGGTAGCGACAATGAGACTCGGACGCATCGACATGATACCCTCCGGCGTAATGTTGCGAATGTAACCGACCTGTGGCAGGTCGCGGACCGCCGCCGGATACTGGCTGGAAAGGTCAACCGCGACCACGTCATCGCCGGAACCCAGCGCAAATACGATCTCCGTCGCGGCACCGCCCACGGTGACAATCCGGTTCTTGGATTCCGCTTGCAGCGAAATGGCCGTGAGCGTGACCGCGAGGATCAGGCTGAATTGGATTCGAATAGCATGAAATTGAGACATAATTTCAAAAAGTTGCTTTTTCGTGTTGACGCGGGCAAGCATTTTTTAGCTGATGGGACTCGTTCTCACTTGTTTGCGAACATTTATTTTTCAATGAGCACTTCCACACCCACACTTGCCGAGCGTTACGCCGAGCTGAAAGAAGCCGAGCCCAAGCTGCGTATGCGCGATTTCGCGGACCGCCTTGGCGTCACCGAATGCGAACTGGTTTCCGCTGACTGCGGTTGCGAATCCGTCCGCCTGAACGCCGAAAGCTGGATCGGCTTTATTGAAGAGCTCAAGCCGCTGGGCCGCGTCATGGTGCTGACCCGCAATGACTACTGCGTCCACGAGCGCAAGGGGTGCTACGAGCAAATTTCCTCTCACAACGGCAAAATCGGCCTCGTCGTCGGTAAAGACATCGACCTGCGCTTCTTTTTCGCCGACTGGGCATTCGCCTTCGCTGTCACCGCGCAAAGCCGCGGCCAGGAAATGAAGTCCATTCAGTTCTTTGACCGCTACGGTGTGGCCATTCACAAGGTTTACCCGAAAGAAGAGTCAAAGATGAGCGTTTACGACGAGCTCGTTGCGAAATATCGCCACGAAGACCAAAACCCGGAGCTCGCCATCGAAACTGCCCCAGCCAAGGAAGCACCGCAGCCGGTTGACGAAGAGCGCAAGGCCAAGTTTCTCAAGGGCTGGGAAGAGCTCAAGGACACGCACGACTTCTTCATGCTGATGGCCAAAAACAAGGTTAGCCGTCTGCAAGCCATGGAAATTGGCGAAGGCAAATTTACCCGTCGCCTGGAAAACGATGCCGCCCGCCGCGTGCTCGAACAGGCCCGCGACAAGGAAATGCCGATCATGGTATTCGTCGGCAACGACTCGGCGATCCAGATCCACACCGGCACGGTTAGCAAGTTGGTCATCTTCGAAGACTGGTTCAACGTCCTCGACCCCGACTTTAACCTCCACCTGAAGGAAAGCGGCATCGCCAGTAGCTGGCACGTCGTCAAGCCAACCGTCGATGGCGACGTGAACGCCGTCGAACTCTACGACGCCGAAGGCGAGATCATCGCTCAATTCTTTGGTGCCCGCAAGCCCGGCATACCCGAGCGCGAGGACTGGAGAGAGCTGGCCGCCGGCCTGTAACAACTTTTGGGAGCGCCCTGCCTCGCCGTTGGGCGTCTCTTTTTGAGAACAAATTGAGACTGAATCCCAATCCTTTAGAATTAGAATAATTCCAAATAACCTAACAATGAACAAGCAAGCGATACTCACACTGGCCACACTTGGCGCGGCTACCGCCGCCACGGCAGCACTGGACATCAATCTACCGGGTAACTCGACTCAATCTGTCTGGTCCGATATGAACAGCTCGACGCTAACCGTAGGCGAAGGATACAACAACTTCGGCACAAACACAGCAGGATGGTCCACTCCGGTTTCTCCGAATAGCGGAACGGCCACCTTTGACAAGGTTGCCGGTACTGGTGGCTACCCCGGCACTGATTCGATCTACAATTTCGATACTCCCGGCTCATTCTTCATTACCGAGAACAGCCCGCTGGCCAATCTGGAGACCGTTGTTTTCCAATCAGATGCTGTTGGCGGTATGATGGTAGCGCCGACATTGAGCTACAATGGAGGCTCTCAGGCTCTGGCCGCTATCAATACATTTGTTGTCGGCGGTGACTTCAGCGGCATGGGCTCCAACTCAACTATTTTCGGTTACCAATGGGACCTATCTGGCATTGTTGATCCAATTTCCGACTTCACGATCAATTGGACTAGTGTCGTGCATAACGGCAATTACGAAATGCAGCTCAACCAAGGTGACACTTTTCAAGTGGTTCCCGAACCTTCCACCTATGCGCTGATGGCAGGCATAGCCTGTGGTGCCCTGATTTTGATGCGTCGTCAGAGACGTTAGTTAAAGCCAAGCAAGAAAAACTGCCCGCTGACGGATGCCAATCCGTTGGCGGGCTACTTTGCTTTTTATCATAACAATGAAGCTTAATTTCTCCATTTTCGCCCTATGCCTGACAACTAGCTTGTCAGCGCAGTTTCTAGAGCCGACCTATCGTCTCGGTGACGACGACGCCAACTTCGCCTACTGGGATGGTTTTGACGTCGGCTATACCGACGCCGAGCCGCCATATGCCGGTTTGGGAGAATTTGAGGTCAACCACCCTTTTCGTGGCGGCAATCTCAACGCGCGCATGGGGCAGTATGGAGCACCGGGTGCCTTCATTACATCCAGTAACGGCATCTACAGCTTCGGAGAACCCACAGCATTCAAGGTTTACGACAACCCGCTCTATGACCCGGGCGAAATCCTGTTTCAGACGATGACATTGAGCGGCAGCCAGAGCTTGCCGGACTTTTCATCAATCAAACTTTTTTACCGGTCCGATGAAAACGGCGCATGGGAAGAAGCAGCATTCCCCGTAACCGCCGCCATTGAATCCTCCGACAGTAACGGTAACATCTTTACCGCTTGGGAGTGGGATGTCAGCGGCATTACTATAGCAGATTACTACATCCAGTTCTCTTACGAGCTGATTCACTCCAGTATTATTGAAGCCCAACTGGATACCAACGAAACCTTCCAGCAGCAATTGAGCGGTTTTGGTGTGAGCGTCGACACCAATGTCCCCTTTGGCCTACTGTTTGGCACGATCAACCGAACGCCGGAAAAGCTGATCTATAATGACGGTGAAACGGTCACTATTGAAGTTAGCCCGAGCCCAAGCTTTGTTTTCGTGAAATGGGTAGGCCCATTTGGCGAGTCGACCGACAATCCTCTGGTATTGAGCGTCACGGACAATCTGGAAATCCGAGCCATCCTCGCCACCAAAGAATATGGCGTTTGGCGGCAGGTATCATTTGAGTCCAACCACGGCGGCGGCATCAGTGCGTCCGATTGGGCAGCCTCGAATGACTACGATAAAGATGGCCTGATCAATGCCATGGAATATGCCATCGGCTCCAATCCGGAATCCGGCATTCAGGAGAAGAGATTTTCTCAGGCACTAGTTGAGATCGACGGCGTGCTCTACCCTACGCTCACCTTTTCGCAGCAGATTGCTGCCGAGGATTTGGTCTATGATGTCTGCGTCAGCACAGACCTTGAAAGCTGGCATAGTAACTCCGATCCGGGCGGCCCCTACGTCTCGGAGCCAGAGGTGCTGCACACTAATGACGACGGCACTCAGCAGGTCGTCGTGCGCTCTCTCACCCCTTTCGATGCTAACAATCCCCAGTTCATGAACCTTAAAATCAGCCTGAACTAATGATGAAAAAGCATAGTATTAACAAAGCGTTCACCTTGATCGAACTCCTTGTCTCGGTTAGCGTGGTTGGGATTCTCGGGGCCATTACGGTGGCATCCGTCGGCAAGGTTCGCGAAAGCGCCTACAAGACGAACGACATCACGTCCGCGCGCCAAATCGTCAACGCTTATCAATTATACGCCAATGATCACAATGGCCGATTGCTGGCCTCCGTTCCAAGCCAAGGCTACTTACAGTCAAACAGTGTTTTGGACTATAACGGCATTGCGATCACCCAACGCCAGGCAGCTGAGCGCTATGTCTTCCGCTTACTTCCCTACGTCGAGGATTTGCGCGTATTTTATCCGGGACCGTCTCAAGAGCACTTGGAAAAGCTGATTAAAGACAATGATGTTTACGAAATTTCGATTTCCCCATCCTTTGGTCTGAACCAGGAGTATATCGGCGGCTACTTTGGTGCTGGTCGTTACACGCAGGAAGACTTCCCTGTCGCGCTGACTACGATTGCACAATCACCCAATCCCAGCCAGCAGATTGTGGTCGCATCCGCGTGGTCAAAGATCGACTCGGATGAGGCCATTGGCGCTCCGTACAAGGGCTACTTCCGCGTGGCTCCCCCCAATGGCCTGCGCAATTCCTGGCTGGGTGACACCTACGATGAGTCGGACCCCTCGGTAATGGGTTACAACCATCTGCGTTATGAGGGCCATGCCGTCGTCGGCAACCTTGATGGCAGCGTGGAGTTACTCAATAAAGAACAATTGTCCGACATGCGTCGCTGGTCATATCAGGCCCAGTTGCAGGGCAATGAGAACTTCATCCCCGCTCGCCGCTAATTTTTCAGCCATAATCCATATACCATCAAGAAAGCCCCGGCGTCACTGCCGGGGCTTATTGTTGAGAGATTGGCTGGATAGGCTCTAGGGCCAACGGACATTCAACTTTCAGCAAATTTGCCCCAACGGGGCTACGCAACCATAGCCCAGGGTTGGCTTGAGGCCGCAGAGCGGCTGAACGCCTACCCTGGGAATACGAATACGTACATTGCCTATCCCAACGGGATTGCGCAAAAACGACATCTTGCGTAGCCCCGTTGGGGCAGTATTTGCAGCAATCAAGATACAAAATGAATGTCCGTTAGCCCTAGTAAACCTGTGGGACGAACATGCTCTTAGGCACCGGGTGGCGCTGGTAACTGGCGTGGTGGACGCGCTCCGGCAGCACGATGGGCTCCTTATCCACGCGCTCGTAGGGCACCTGTTGCAGCAGGTGGCTGATGCAGTTGAGGCGGGCGCGTTTCTTGTCGATCGCGCTAACGACGTTCCAGGGCGCAAAGTCAAAATTCGTCCGGGCGAAGGTTTCCTCTTTCGCCGCGGTGTAGTCTTCCCAGCGGATGCGGGACTGCAAATCCATCGGGCTGAGCTTCCACTGCTTGAGCGGATCCGTGATGCGGCATTGGAAGCGAAACTCTTGCTCCTCGTCGGTGATGGAGAACCAGTATTTGATCAGCTTGATGCCGGAATTGACCAGCATTTCCTCGAAGTGGGGTACGTCGTTGAAATACTGCTCCACCTGCTCCTCGCTACTAAAGCCCATAACGCGCTCCACGCCACTGCGGTTATACCAGCTCCGGTCAAAGAGCACAATCTCGCCAGCGGCTGGCAAATGTGGCACATAGCGCTGAAAATACCACTGCGTCTTCTCGCGCTCGGTGGGTGCCGGGAGGGCCACGGTGCGGCAGACACGGGGATTCGTGCGCTGCGTGATGCGTTTGATCACCCCACCCTTGCCAGCTGCGTCCCGGCCTTCGAAAAT is a window encoding:
- a CDS encoding heme ABC transporter ATP-binding protein, with the protein product MLRAEKVSMSYGRHTVVDNVSVDVEPGKVIAILGPNGAGKTSLFRLLSGSVSPETGKVTLDGKPLKDYSADALARRRSVLPQTSQLGFNFTVREVVEMGRLPHAKADVSMDEEKVVDLAMEWADITNFANRHYLSLSGGERQRVQLARCLAQVWPGDGAAKETSYLLLDEPTNNLDISHQHTCLREARRLADKGVGVACILHDFNLALAYADSCVVIYDGMVRASGPVVKALSPEVVSDVFGVKATLIEQDGQRVLATLPK
- a CDS encoding FecCD family ABC transporter permease, producing the protein MPLRIPAKRRIYILAALVVLMLAIGVAALDIGPLDTTCGEVFTVLKDRLLFAAADDRTWADPTIWNLRFPRIVMAMLVGAGLAVAGALMQGLFRNPLADPGLIGVSSGSAMGAVVSIIVMPYFGLSGDWLVYAATPICAMAGGVGITFLIYQLSRVGGRIHVASMLLTGIAINAIGGALIGLAVTRIATADQLQSFTFWSLGSLNGVMWPVVGITALVLLPCLGLSLALGKPLNAFLFGELEAYHLGVDVPKVKRIAIVVSALMVGVTVGFTGGIGFVGLVAPHIIRLGFGPDHRFLLPASALCGAILLLIADSLARTIVSPAELQIGILTALIGGPFFLMLLLKSRKEMSI
- a CDS encoding heme/hemin ABC transporter substrate-binding protein, producing the protein MSQFHAIRIQFSLILAVTLTAISLQAESKNRIVTVGGAATEIVFALGSGDDVVAVDLSSQYPAAVRDLPQVGYIRNITPEGIMSMRPSLIVATETLGPPAAKKMLKQMGAPIVWIPEPNSVEALEQGLTDIGQKLGKTEQANEIIAEVKASIAATQEAASAWSSKPTAVFFITPPTGAGGGRAGGEGTRSDELISLAGGANAVEFKNFQGMSIESLIKTDPDVIFVGVSDSHGASPESVEAMKTLPGLANTKAVKNGTIYAVPMDDLSFGPRLGEAVNRWSSHLATAAN
- a CDS encoding hemin-degrading factor, encoding MSTSTPTLAERYAELKEAEPKLRMRDFADRLGVTECELVSADCGCESVRLNAESWIGFIEELKPLGRVMVLTRNDYCVHERKGCYEQISSHNGKIGLVVGKDIDLRFFFADWAFAFAVTAQSRGQEMKSIQFFDRYGVAIHKVYPKEESKMSVYDELVAKYRHEDQNPELAIETAPAKEAPQPVDEERKAKFLKGWEELKDTHDFFMLMAKNKVSRLQAMEIGEGKFTRRLENDAARRVLEQARDKEMPIMVFVGNDSAIQIHTGTVSKLVIFEDWFNVLDPDFNLHLKESGIASSWHVVKPTVDGDVNAVELYDAEGEIIAQFFGARKPGIPEREDWRELAAGL
- a CDS encoding PEP-CTERM sorting domain-containing protein, with the translated sequence MNKQAILTLATLGAATAATAALDINLPGNSTQSVWSDMNSSTLTVGEGYNNFGTNTAGWSTPVSPNSGTATFDKVAGTGGYPGTDSIYNFDTPGSFFITENSPLANLETVVFQSDAVGGMMVAPTLSYNGGSQALAAINTFVVGGDFSGMGSNSTIFGYQWDLSGIVDPISDFTINWTSVVHNGNYEMQLNQGDTFQVVPEPSTYALMAGIACGALILMRRQRR
- a CDS encoding type II secretion system protein; amino-acid sequence: MKKHSINKAFTLIELLVSVSVVGILGAITVASVGKVRESAYKTNDITSARQIVNAYQLYANDHNGRLLASVPSQGYLQSNSVLDYNGIAITQRQAAERYVFRLLPYVEDLRVFYPGPSQEHLEKLIKDNDVYEISISPSFGLNQEYIGGYFGAGRYTQEDFPVALTTIAQSPNPSQQIVVASAWSKIDSDEAIGAPYKGYFRVAPPNGLRNSWLGDTYDESDPSVMGYNHLRYEGHAVVGNLDGSVELLNKEQLSDMRRWSYQAQLQGNENFIPARR
- the ppk2 gene encoding polyphosphate kinase 2; its protein translation is MEYDLEDLFEEQHAGKVGKPLPSAEDRKKFRAFYFKELRRLQIELVRLQDWVMKTGYKLVVIFEGRDAAGKGGVIKRITQRTNPRVCRTVALPAPTEREKTQWYFQRYVPHLPAAGEIVLFDRSWYNRSGVERVMGFSSEEQVEQYFNDVPHFEEMLVNSGIKLIKYWFSITDEEQEFRFQCRITDPLKQWKLSPMDLQSRIRWEDYTAAKEETFARTNFDFAPWNVVSAIDKKRARLNCISHLLQQVPYERVDKEPIVLPERVHHASYQRHPVPKSMFVPQVY